Proteins encoded together in one Neisseria lactamica window:
- the rsmI gene encoding 16S rRNA (cytidine(1402)-2'-O)-methyltransferase, whose product MFQKHLQKASDSVVGGTLYVVATPIGNLADITLRALAVLQAADVVCAEDTRVTAQLLSAYGIQGKLVSVREHNERQMADKIIGYLSDGMVVAQVSDAGTPAVCDPGAKLARRVREAGFKVVPVVGASAVMAALSVAGVEGSDFYFNGFVPPKSGERRKLFAKWVRAVFPVVMFETPHRIAATLADMAELFPERRLMLAREITKTFETFLSGTPGELQTALAADGNQSRGEMVLVLYPAQDEKHEGLSESAQNIMKILTAELPTKQAAELAAKITGEGKKALYDFALSCKNKDLL is encoded by the coding sequence ATGTTTCAGAAACACTTGCAGAAAGCCTCCGACAGCGTCGTCGGAGGGACATTATACGTGGTTGCCACGCCCATCGGCAATTTGGCAGACATTACCCTGCGCGCTTTGGCGGTATTGCAGGCGGCGGACGTTGTTTGCGCCGAGGACACGCGCGTGACCGCGCAGCTTTTGAGTGCGTATGGCATTCAGGGCAAACTCGTCAGTGTGCGCGAACACAACGAACGGCAGATGGCGGACAAGATTATCGGCTATCTTTCAGACGGCATGGTTGTGGCACAGGTTTCCGATGCGGGTACACCGGCCGTGTGCGACCCGGGTGCGAAACTCGCCCGCCGCGTGCGCGAAGCGGGGTTTAAAGTTGTCCCTGTTGTCGGCGCAAGCGCGGTGATGGCGGCTTTGAGCGTGGCCGGTGTGGAAGGATCTGATTTTTATTTCAACGGTTTTGTGCCGCCGAAATCGGGCGAACGCAGGAAACTGTTTGCCAAATGGGTGCGGGCGGTGTTTCCCGTCGTGATGTTTGAAACGCCGCACCGAATTGCGGCGACGCTTGCCGATATGGCGGAACTGTTCCCCGAACGCCGATTAATGCTGGCGCGCGAAATCACCAAAACGTTTGAAACGTTCTTAAGCGGCACGCCGGGGGAGCTTCAGACGGCATTGGCGGCAGACGGCAACCAATCGCGCGGCGAGATGGTGTTGGTGCTTTATCCGGCGCAGGATGAAAAACACGAAGGCTTGTCCGAGTCCGCGCAAAACATCATGAAAATCCTCACAGCCGAGCTGCCGACCAAACAGGCGGCGGAGCTTGCCGCCAAAATCACGGGCGAGGGTAAAAAGGCTTTGTACGATTTTGCCTTGTCTTGTAAAAACAAAGATTTGCTTTAG
- a CDS encoding YraN family protein, with protein sequence MRLNHKQGEAGEDAALAFLQSQGCTLLARNWHCAYGEIDLIVKNGGMILFVEVKYRKDQRFGGAAYSISPSKLLKLQRSVEYYLQQNRLTNVPCRLDAVLIEGNRPPEWIQNITG encoded by the coding sequence ATGCGCTTAAACCACAAACAGGGCGAGGCAGGCGAAGATGCCGCGCTCGCCTTCCTCCAATCCCAAGGCTGCACGCTGCTTGCCCGCAACTGGCACTGCGCCTACGGCGAAATCGACCTGATTGTCAAAAACGGCGGCATGATTCTGTTTGTTGAAGTAAAATACCGCAAAGACCAACGGTTCGGCGGCGCGGCATACAGCATTTCGCCGTCCAAATTATTGAAACTGCAACGAAGTGTAGAGTATTATCTGCAACAGAACAGGCTGACCAACGTACCGTGCCGCCTAGATGCGGTACTCATCGAAGGAAACCGCCCGCCCGAGTGGATACAGAATATTACAGGTTGA
- a CDS encoding phosphoheptose isomerase — translation MTTLPERVAAHFAESIRAKQEAGKVLAEPAAQAAEMMLQCLMNDGKILICGNGGSAADAQHFAAEMTGRFEKERMELAAVALTTDTSALTAIGNDYGFDYIFSKQVRALGRAGDILVGISTSGNSANVAEAVKAAHEHDMRVVALTGRDGGKIAAMLKDTDVLLNVPHPRTARIQENHILLIHAICDCIDSVLLEGI, via the coding sequence ATGACGACATTACCAGAACGCGTTGCCGCCCATTTTGCCGAAAGCATCCGCGCCAAACAGGAAGCCGGGAAAGTGCTCGCCGAACCCGCCGCGCAGGCTGCCGAGATGATGCTGCAATGCCTGATGAACGACGGCAAAATCCTGATATGCGGCAACGGCGGTTCGGCTGCCGACGCACAACATTTTGCCGCCGAAATGACCGGGCGTTTTGAAAAAGAACGTATGGAACTCGCCGCCGTCGCCCTGACCACCGACACGTCCGCCCTGACCGCCATCGGCAACGACTACGGCTTCGATTACATCTTCAGCAAACAAGTGCGCGCCCTCGGACGCGCCGGCGACATTCTCGTCGGCATTTCCACCTCCGGCAATTCCGCCAACGTCGCCGAAGCCGTCAAAGCCGCCCACGAACACGATATGCGCGTCGTCGCACTGACCGGCCGCGACGGCGGCAAAATCGCCGCGATGCTCAAAGACACCGACGTACTGCTCAACGTCCCCCATCCGCGCACCGCCCGCATTCAGGAAAACCACATCCTGCTGATACACGCCATATGCGACTGTATCGACTCCGTGCTGCTGGAAGGCATCTGA
- a CDS encoding BON domain-containing protein, protein MKFKPHTVRILITAIFSLALSGCVSAVIGSAAVGAKSAVDRRTTGAQTDDNVMALRIETTARSYLRQNNQTKGYTPQISVVGYNRHLLLLGQVATEGEKQFVGQIARSEQAAEGVYNYITVASLPRTAGDIAGDTWNTSKVRATLLGISPATQARVKIVTYGNVTYVMGILTPEEQAQITQKVSTTVGVQKVITLYQNYVQR, encoded by the coding sequence GTGAAATTCAAACCGCACACCGTCCGCATACTCATTACCGCCATTTTCAGCCTTGCCCTTAGCGGCTGCGTCAGCGCAGTAATCGGAAGCGCCGCCGTCGGCGCGAAATCCGCCGTCGACCGCCGCACCACCGGCGCGCAAACCGACGACAACGTTATGGCGTTGCGTATCGAAACCACCGCCCGTTCCTACCTGCGCCAAAACAACCAAACCAAAGGCTACACGCCCCAAATCTCCGTCGTCGGCTACAACCGCCACCTGCTGCTGCTCGGACAAGTCGCCACCGAAGGCGAGAAACAGTTCGTCGGTCAGATTGCACGTTCCGAACAGGCCGCCGAAGGCGTGTACAACTACATTACCGTCGCCTCCCTGCCGCGCACTGCGGGCGACATCGCCGGCGACACTTGGAACACATCCAAAGTCCGCGCCACGCTGCTGGGCATCAGCCCCGCCACACAGGCGCGCGTCAAAATCGTTACCTACGGCAACGTAACCTACGTTATGGGCATCCTCACCCCCGAAGAACAGGCGCAGATTACCCAAAAAGTCAGCACCACCGTCGGCGTACAAAAAGTCATTACCCTCTACCAAAACTACGTCCAACGCTGA
- the map gene encoding type I methionyl aminopeptidase, which yields MNGIIIKTPEEIEKMRELGKLVAEALDYIGQFVKPGITTDEIDKLVYDYHVNVQGGYPAPLHYGNPPYPKSCCTSVNHVICHGIPDDKPLKEGDIINIDLTIKKDGFHGDSSRMFTVGKVSPIARRLIDVTHASMMAGIEAVKPGATLGDVGYACQQVAENAGYSVVQEFCGHGIGRGFHEAPQVLHYGKKGQGPVLKPGMIFTVEPMINQGKRHLRILNDGWTVVTKDRSLSAQWEHEVLVTETGYEILTVSPATGKP from the coding sequence ATGAACGGCATCATCATCAAAACCCCCGAAGAAATCGAAAAAATGCGCGAACTGGGCAAACTCGTCGCCGAAGCCCTCGACTACATCGGACAATTCGTCAAACCCGGCATCACCACCGACGAAATCGACAAACTCGTTTACGACTACCACGTCAACGTCCAAGGCGGCTATCCCGCCCCCCTGCACTACGGCAACCCGCCCTACCCCAAATCCTGCTGCACCTCCGTCAACCACGTCATCTGCCACGGCATTCCCGACGACAAACCGCTCAAAGAAGGCGACATTATCAACATCGACCTCACCATCAAAAAAGACGGCTTCCACGGCGACTCCAGCCGTATGTTTACCGTCGGCAAAGTTTCCCCCATCGCCCGACGGCTGATCGACGTAACCCACGCCTCTATGATGGCGGGCATCGAAGCCGTCAAACCCGGCGCGACACTGGGCGACGTAGGCTACGCCTGCCAACAGGTTGCCGAAAACGCCGGCTATTCCGTCGTACAGGAATTTTGCGGACACGGCATCGGGCGCGGTTTCCACGAAGCCCCGCAAGTTTTGCACTACGGAAAAAAAGGACAGGGCCCCGTTCTAAAACCGGGTATGATTTTTACCGTCGAACCGATGATCAACCAAGGCAAACGCCACCTGCGTATCCTCAACGACGGCTGGACGGTGGTTACCAAAGACCGCTCCCTCTCCGCCCAATGGGAACACGAAGTCTTGGTGACCGAAACCGGCTACGAAATCCTCACCGTCAGCCCGGCTACCGGCAAACCCTAA
- a CDS encoding helix-turn-helix domain-containing protein, with protein sequence MKVFEEIEDVKAIRKKTGLNQIDFWGKVGVTQSGGSRYETGRKMPKPVRELLRLVHIECLDLAKVNKKDMEIAALLKKHHPDLYAELSKQTKAERKKQG encoded by the coding sequence ATGAAAGTATTTGAAGAGATTGAAGATGTTAAAGCCATCCGCAAAAAGACCGGGCTGAACCAGATAGACTTTTGGGGCAAGGTCGGCGTTACCCAATCCGGAGGCTCGCGCTACGAAACCGGCCGCAAGATGCCCAAACCCGTACGCGAACTGCTCCGCCTCGTCCATATCGAATGCCTCGATTTGGCGAAAGTCAACAAAAAAGATATGGAAATCGCCGCCCTGTTGAAAAAACACCATCCCGACCTGTATGCCGAATTGTCCAAACAGACTAAGGCCGAAAGAAAAAAACAAGGTTAA
- a CDS encoding ACP-like domain-containing protein translates to MKLLTTAILSSAIALSSMAAAAGTDNPTVAKKTVSYVCQQGKKVKVTYGFNKQGLTTYASAVINGKRVQMPVNLDKSDNVETFYGKEGGYVLGTGVMDGKSYRKQPIMITAPDNQIVFKDCSPR, encoded by the coding sequence ATGAAACTTCTGACCACCGCAATCCTGTCTTCCGCAATCGCGCTCAGCAGTATGGCTGCCGCCGCCGGCACGGACAACCCCACCGTTGCCAAAAAAACCGTCAGCTACGTCTGCCAGCAAGGTAAAAAAGTCAAAGTAACCTACGGCTTCAACAAACAGGGCCTGACCACATACGCCTCCGCCGTCATCAACGGCAAACGCGTGCAAATGCCTGTCAATTTGGACAAATCCGACAATGTGGAAACATTCTACGGCAAAGAAGGCGGTTATGTTTTGGGTACCGGCGTGATGGATGGCAAATCCTACCGCAAACAGCCCATTATGATTACCGCACCTGACAACCAAATCGTCTTCAAAGACTGTTCCCCACGTTAA
- a CDS encoding malate:quinone oxidoreductase, with translation MAEATDVVLVGGGIMSATLGVLLKELEPSWEITLIERLEDVALESSNAWNNAGTGHSALCELNYAPLGADGVINPARALNIAEQFHISRQFWATLVAEGKLEDNSFINAVPHMSLVMNEDHCRYLQKRYDVFKTQKLFENMEFSTDRNKISDWAPLIMRGRDENQPVAANYSAEGTDVDFGRLTRQMVKYLQGKGVKTEFNRHVEDVKRESDGAWVLKTADTRNPDGQLTLRTRFLFLGAGGGALTLLQKSGIPEGKGYGGFPVSGLFFRNSNPETAGQHNAKVYGQASVGAPPMSVPHLDTRNVDGKRHLMFGPYAGFRSNFLKQGSLMDLPLSIHMDNLYPMLRAGWANMPLTKYLLGELRKTKEERFASLLEYYPEANPDDWELITAGQRVQIIKKDSEKGGVLQFGTEIVAHADGSLAALLGASPGASTAVPLMIRLMHQCFPERAPSWEGRLKELVPGYGIKLNENPERADEIIAYTAKVLDI, from the coding sequence ATGGCTGAAGCGACAGACGTTGTCTTGGTGGGCGGCGGCATTATGAGCGCGACTTTGGGCGTTTTGCTCAAAGAACTCGAACCGTCTTGGGAAATCACCCTGATTGAACGCTTGGAAGACGTGGCGTTGGAATCTTCAAACGCGTGGAACAACGCCGGCACGGGGCATTCCGCACTGTGCGAATTGAACTATGCGCCGCTGGGTGCGGACGGCGTCATCAATCCGGCGCGCGCTCTCAATATTGCCGAACAGTTCCACATCAGCCGCCAATTTTGGGCGACGCTGGTCGCGGAAGGCAAGTTGGAAGACAATTCCTTCATCAATGCCGTGCCGCATATGTCTTTGGTGATGAACGAAGACCACTGCCGTTACCTGCAAAAACGCTATGATGTGTTTAAAACGCAGAAACTTTTTGAAAATATGGAATTTTCCACCGATCGGAACAAGATTTCCGATTGGGCTCCGCTGATTATGCGCGGCCGGGACGAAAACCAACCCGTCGCTGCCAACTACTCCGCCGAAGGTACGGATGTCGATTTCGGACGGCTGACGCGCCAGATGGTGAAATATTTGCAGGGCAAGGGCGTAAAAACCGAGTTCAACCGCCACGTCGAAGACGTCAAACGCGAATCCGACGGCGCGTGGGTGCTCAAAACCGCCGATACCCGCAACCCCGACGGGCAGCTCACCCTCCGCACCCGCTTCCTCTTCCTCGGCGCGGGCGGCGGCGCGCTGACCCTGCTGCAGAAATCCGGTATCCCCGAAGGCAAGGGCTACGGCGGCTTCCCAGTGTCCGGCCTGTTCTTCCGCAACAGCAACCCCGAAACCGCCGGACAACACAACGCCAAAGTGTACGGGCAGGCCTCTGTCGGCGCGCCGCCGATGTCCGTCCCGCACCTCGACACACGCAACGTGGACGGCAAACGCCACCTTATGTTCGGCCCTTACGCAGGCTTCCGTTCCAACTTCCTCAAGCAAGGCTCGCTTATGGATTTGCCGCTGTCCATCCATATGGACAACCTCTATCCTATGCTGCGCGCCGGCTGGGCGAATATGCCGCTGACCAAATACCTGCTGGGCGAATTGCGTAAAACCAAAGAAGAACGCTTCGCCTCCCTGCTGGAATACTACCCCGAGGCAAACCCCGACGACTGGGAACTCATCACCGCAGGGCAACGCGTCCAAATCATTAAAAAAGATTCCGAAAAAGGCGGCGTGCTCCAGTTTGGTACGGAGATTGTCGCCCACGCCGACGGCTCGCTCGCCGCATTGCTGGGAGCGTCGCCGGGCGCATCGACCGCCGTGCCGCTGATGATCCGGCTGATGCACCAATGCTTCCCCGAGCGCGCCCCGTCTTGGGAAGGCCGTCTGAAAGAGCTGGTACCGGGTTACGGCATCAAGTTGAACGAAAACCCCGAAAGGGCGGATGAAATTATCGCCTATACCGCGAAAGTGTTGGATATTTAA